Proteins co-encoded in one Uloborus diversus isolate 005 chromosome 9, Udiv.v.3.1, whole genome shotgun sequence genomic window:
- the LOC129230144 gene encoding uncharacterized protein LOC129230144: LNTSCSVFTSEIKAMFSSLQSIALFVYKKWVIYTDSSSSPARSANIMVDNSVPFDEIQNAISECLKTHWQRTWNLETLNKLHSIQPSAKGFKSLQLSRREQVLLIRLRIGHTRFTHKYLLCREPAPTCIKCNVNQTVLHILCNCPNFNHIRFKYFNNFNPSLKELLGEPPHRNLYLIPREIGFSFLI, encoded by the exons ttaaacacatcttgctcagtatttacttcagaaataaaagctatgttTTCATCTCTACAATCAATAGCCCTATTCgtttacaaaaagtgggtgatatacactgactca TCATCCAGTC CTGCCAGATCCGCAAACATCATGGTCGATAATAGTGTTCCTTTTGATGAAATTCAAAACGCAATCTCTGAATGTCTTAAAACACATTGGCAGCGGacctggaatcttgaaacactAAATAAATTACACTCGATCCAACCAtcggctaaaggtttcaaatcattacaactttccagaagagaacaagttttattaattcgtcttcgcatcggtcataccaggttcacccataaatacctcttatgccgtgaaccagctccaacttgTATTAAATGCaacgtcaaccagacagtgttgcacattttatgcaactgcccaaattttaatcatatacgttttaagtattttaataattttaacccatctttgaaggagttgctgggggaaccaccccatcgcaatttgtacctCATCCCCCGTGAGAttggtttctcctttttaatttag